A genomic region of Kineococcus rhizosphaerae contains the following coding sequences:
- a CDS encoding acetylornithine transaminase, whose product MSTQGEIVELTRTAEALPATDGSSQVWLDRYTHSVMQTFGTPQRVLVRGEGPYVWDADGKKYLDLLGGIATNSLGHAHPLLVAAVTAQLTTLGHVSNFFASAPQVALAERLLQVAAAPQGSSVFFANSGTEANEAAFKMARRTGRTKIVSTYGAFHGRTMGALALTAKEAYRAPFEPLPGGVEFVPYGDLGALGRAVDGATAAVFLEPLQGENGVVPAPDGYLAGAREVTADHGALLVLDEVQTGVGRTGEWFAHQNPRHDGVVPDVMTLAKGLGGGIPVGAVVAFGPANSALLGAGQHGSTFGGNPVASAAGLAVLHAIERDGLLENVRTVGAHLRAGVESLGHPLVEGVRGEGLLLGIALTAPVGPQVVQAALAAGFIVNAARPDTVRLAPPLVLTAAQADTFVAALPEILTSADRGVAP is encoded by the coding sequence GTGAGCACCCAGGGAGAGATCGTGGAACTGACCCGCACGGCCGAGGCCCTGCCCGCGACGGACGGATCGTCACAGGTGTGGCTCGACCGCTACACGCACTCGGTGATGCAGACGTTCGGCACCCCGCAGCGCGTCCTGGTCCGCGGCGAGGGCCCCTACGTCTGGGACGCCGACGGCAAGAAGTACCTGGACCTGCTCGGCGGGATCGCGACGAACTCCCTGGGGCACGCGCACCCCCTGCTGGTGGCGGCCGTCACCGCCCAGCTGACCACGCTCGGGCACGTCTCGAACTTCTTCGCCTCGGCCCCCCAGGTCGCGCTGGCCGAACGCCTGCTGCAGGTCGCCGCCGCCCCGCAGGGCTCGTCGGTGTTCTTCGCCAACTCCGGCACCGAGGCCAACGAGGCGGCGTTCAAGATGGCGCGGCGCACGGGCCGCACGAAGATCGTCTCCACGTACGGCGCGTTCCACGGCCGCACGATGGGCGCGCTGGCCCTCACCGCCAAGGAGGCCTACCGGGCTCCCTTCGAGCCGCTGCCCGGCGGTGTCGAGTTCGTGCCCTACGGCGACCTCGGTGCGCTCGGGCGCGCCGTCGACGGCGCCACGGCCGCGGTGTTCCTCGAACCCCTCCAGGGCGAGAACGGCGTCGTGCCGGCCCCGGACGGGTACCTGGCGGGTGCCCGGGAGGTCACGGCCGACCACGGCGCCCTCCTGGTCCTCGACGAGGTCCAGACCGGTGTCGGCCGCACCGGCGAGTGGTTCGCCCACCAGAACCCCCGCCACGACGGGGTCGTCCCCGACGTCATGACGCTGGCCAAGGGCCTGGGCGGCGGGATCCCCGTCGGCGCGGTCGTCGCCTTCGGCCCCGCGAACTCCGCGCTCCTGGGGGCCGGGCAGCACGGGTCGACCTTCGGCGGCAACCCCGTGGCGTCGGCCGCCGGGCTGGCCGTGCTGCACGCGATCGAGCGCGACGGGCTGCTGGAGAACGTCAGGACCGTCGGCGCGCACCTGCGCGCGGGCGTGGAGTCCCTCGGCCACCCGCTCGTCGAGGGGGTCCGCGGCGAGGGGCTGCTCCTTGGCATCGCCCTGACCGCGCCCGTGGGCCCGCAGGTCGTGCAGGCCGCGCTGGCGGCGGGTTTCATCGTCAACGCCGCCCGCCCGGACACCGTCCGGCTGGCGCCCCCGCTGGTGCTCACCGCCGCCCAGGCCGACACCTTCGTCGCCGCCCTGCCCGAGATCCTCACCTCCGCCGACCGAGGAGTCGCCCCGTGA
- the argF gene encoding ornithine carbamoyltransferase, with the protein MTVRHFLADDDLSPAEQAEVLALAARLKTDRFAERPLAGPQTVALLFDKPSTRTRVSFSVGVADLGGTPLVIDAAGSQLGRGEPVADTARVLGRQTAAVVWRTFAQSDLQEMAAHAGVPVVNSLTDAYHPCQILADLQTVAEHKGELAGLTLAYVGDGANNMAHSYALGGATAGLHVRIGTPASDLPDPAVVARAQAVAATTGGSVTVTSDAVEAVSGADVVATDTWISMGQEGQEFERFRPFSLTSGLLAAAKPDAIVLHCLPAYRGKEIDAAVLDGPQSVVWDEAENRLHAQKALLVWLLEKSR; encoded by the coding sequence GTGACCGTCCGCCACTTCCTCGCCGACGACGACCTGAGCCCGGCCGAGCAGGCCGAGGTGCTGGCGCTCGCGGCCCGGCTCAAGACCGACCGGTTCGCCGAGAGGCCCCTGGCGGGCCCGCAGACCGTCGCGCTGCTGTTCGACAAGCCCTCGACCCGCACCCGGGTGTCCTTCAGCGTCGGCGTCGCCGACCTCGGCGGCACCCCCCTGGTCATCGACGCCGCCGGGTCCCAGCTGGGCCGCGGTGAACCGGTGGCCGACACCGCCCGCGTCCTGGGCCGGCAGACCGCCGCGGTCGTGTGGCGCACCTTCGCGCAGTCCGACCTGCAGGAGATGGCCGCCCACGCCGGTGTCCCGGTCGTGAACTCCCTCACCGACGCCTACCACCCGTGCCAGATCCTCGCCGACCTCCAGACGGTCGCCGAGCACAAGGGCGAGCTGGCCGGCCTCACGCTGGCCTACGTCGGCGACGGCGCGAACAACATGGCCCACTCCTACGCGCTCGGCGGCGCGACGGCCGGGCTGCACGTCCGCATCGGCACCCCGGCCTCGGACCTGCCGGACCCGGCGGTCGTCGCCCGCGCCCAGGCGGTCGCGGCCACCACGGGTGGTTCGGTCACGGTCACCTCCGACGCCGTCGAGGCGGTGTCCGGGGCCGACGTCGTGGCGACCGACACGTGGATCTCGATGGGCCAGGAGGGCCAGGAGTTCGAGCGGTTCCGCCCGTTCTCCCTGACCTCCGGCCTCCTGGCGGCGGCGAAGCCCGACGCGATCGTCCTGCACTGCCTGCCGGCCTACCGCGGCAAGGAGATCGACGCGGCCGTCCTCGACGGACCGCAGTCGGTGGTGTGGGACGAGGCCGAGAACCGGCTGCACGCCCAGAAGGCGCTGCTCGTCTGGCTGCTCGAGAAGTCCCGATGA
- a CDS encoding arginine repressor, with translation MSVAPGSGAGTKAFRHDRIAAVLARFPVRSQTELAAHLAEEGVAVTQATLSRDLVELGAVKVRDGDRGLVYALPAEGGDRTPRSGVGQEVLDARLARWCEELLVSAEASANLVVLRTPPGAAQFLASAIDHSVIPTVLGTIAGDDTVLVIAREPLGGDAVAARFLALARRVTPDDSDEVDL, from the coding sequence ATGAGCGTGGCACCGGGTTCGGGGGCGGGGACGAAGGCCTTCCGGCACGACCGGATCGCCGCCGTCCTGGCCCGGTTCCCGGTGCGCTCGCAGACCGAGCTGGCCGCCCACCTCGCCGAGGAGGGGGTCGCCGTCACGCAGGCGACGCTGTCCCGCGACCTCGTCGAGCTCGGCGCCGTGAAGGTGCGCGACGGCGACCGCGGGCTGGTCTACGCGCTGCCCGCCGAGGGCGGGGACCGCACACCCCGCAGCGGGGTCGGCCAGGAGGTCCTGGACGCCCGGCTGGCGCGCTGGTGCGAGGAGCTGCTGGTCAGCGCCGAGGCGTCGGCGAACCTCGTCGTGCTGCGCACCCCTCCCGGGGCGGCGCAGTTCCTGGCCAGCGCCATCGACCACTCGGTGATCCCTACCGTGCTGGGCACCATCGCCGGCGACGACACCGTCCTCGTCATCGCCCGCGAACCCCTCGGGGGCGACGCCGTCGCCGCCCGCTTCCTGGCCCTGGCCCGCAGGGTGACCCCCGACGACTCCGACGAAGTGGACCTGTGA
- the argH gene encoding argininosuccinate lyase: MTENSPQPDQGQGEKGLWGARFASGPAAAMAALSKSTHFDFRLARYDLAGSRAHARVLHTAGLLDDATLQALLTGIDALEADVVSGDFLPAADDEDVHSALERALVERVGADVGGRLRAGRSRNDQIATLLRMFLREHARVIAGLVLDVVEALLTQAAAHPGAAMPGRTHLQHAQPVLLGHHLMAHAWPLLRDVERLRDWDARAAVSPYGSGALAGSSLGLDPVAVARELGFTRSVENSIDGTASRDVAAEFAFVTAMIGVDLSRISEEVIAWATKEFSFVTLDDAWSTGSSIMPQKKNPDVAELARGKAGRLIGDLTGLLATLKGLPLAYNRDLQEDKEPVFDAVDTLEVLLPAVAGMVATLHFHTDRMASLAPQGFALATDVAEWLVRQGVPFRDAHQISGACVRRCEQRSAAEGRSVELWDLTVEDLCEVSPHLTPEVKDVLSTEGSLSSRDGIGGTAPVRVAEQLEAAQDALAGHLAWARP, translated from the coding sequence ATGACCGAGAACTCCCCGCAGCCGGACCAGGGCCAGGGCGAGAAGGGCCTGTGGGGCGCCCGGTTCGCCTCCGGCCCCGCCGCGGCCATGGCGGCGCTGTCGAAATCCACGCACTTCGACTTCCGCCTCGCCCGCTACGACCTCGCCGGGTCCCGCGCCCACGCCCGGGTCCTGCACACCGCTGGTCTGCTCGACGACGCGACCCTGCAGGCCCTGCTGACGGGCATCGACGCCCTGGAGGCCGACGTGGTCTCCGGCGACTTCCTCCCCGCCGCCGACGACGAGGACGTCCACTCCGCCCTCGAACGCGCCCTGGTGGAACGCGTCGGCGCGGACGTCGGCGGCCGGTTGCGGGCCGGGCGCTCGCGCAACGACCAGATCGCGACGTTGCTGCGGATGTTCCTGCGCGAGCACGCCCGCGTCATCGCCGGACTCGTCCTGGACGTCGTGGAGGCGCTGCTGACCCAGGCCGCGGCCCACCCGGGGGCGGCCATGCCCGGGCGCACCCACCTGCAGCACGCCCAGCCGGTGCTGCTGGGGCACCACCTGATGGCGCACGCGTGGCCGCTGCTGCGCGACGTCGAGCGGCTGCGCGACTGGGACGCGCGCGCGGCCGTCTCCCCGTACGGGTCCGGCGCCCTGGCCGGGTCCTCCCTGGGCCTGGACCCCGTCGCGGTCGCCCGCGAGCTGGGGTTCACCCGCAGCGTCGAGAACTCGATCGACGGCACCGCTTCGCGCGACGTCGCGGCCGAGTTCGCCTTCGTGACCGCGATGATCGGTGTGGACCTGTCCCGGATCTCCGAGGAGGTCATCGCGTGGGCCACCAAGGAGTTCTCCTTCGTGACGCTCGACGACGCCTGGTCGACGGGGTCGAGCATCATGCCGCAGAAGAAGAACCCCGACGTCGCCGAGCTCGCGCGCGGCAAGGCGGGCCGGCTCATCGGTGACCTGACGGGTCTGCTCGCGACGCTCAAGGGTCTTCCGCTGGCGTACAACCGCGACCTGCAGGAGGACAAGGAACCCGTCTTCGACGCGGTCGACACCCTCGAGGTGCTGCTGCCGGCCGTCGCCGGGATGGTCGCGACCCTGCACTTCCACACCGACCGGATGGCGTCGCTGGCGCCGCAGGGCTTCGCCCTGGCCACGGACGTCGCCGAGTGGCTCGTCCGGCAAGGGGTGCCCTTCCGCGACGCGCACCAGATCTCCGGGGCCTGCGTGCGACGCTGCGAGCAGCGCTCGGCGGCCGAGGGCCGCAGCGTCGAGCTGTGGGACCTGACGGTCGAGGACCTGTGCGAGGTCTCCCCGCACCTGACCCCCGAGGTCAAGGACGTGCTGTCGACGGAGGGGTCGCTGTCCTCGCGCGACGG